One genomic window of Elaeis guineensis isolate ETL-2024a chromosome 2, EG11, whole genome shotgun sequence includes the following:
- the LOC105057931 gene encoding LOW QUALITY PROTEIN: cell division topological specificity factor homolog, chloroplastic (The sequence of the model RefSeq protein was modified relative to this genomic sequence to represent the inferred CDS: deleted 1 base in 1 codon), translating into MVALWLLWKSNVCVLFVVTGDELATTTINLDSDGFLLNAINMSFFKRLNLAWRILFPTPRARRKSNAKIAKQRLKMILFSDRCAVSDEVKQKIVSNIVQALSEFVEIDSQDKVQLSFSTDSDLGSVYSVAIPVRRVKPEYQESDKDLRAMTSIEYKNSGEASDSFDVQFDFFIPNEK; encoded by the exons ATGGTGGCATTGTGGTTATTGTGGAAGTCCAATGTTTGCGTACTATTTGTAG TTACAGGAGATGAGCTCGCCACAACAACCATAAACCTGGATTCTGATGGATTCCTTCTTAATGCAATCAACATGAGCTTTTTTAAGCGTTTGAACTTGGCCTGGAGGATTCTGTTCCCTACACCTAGAGCAAGAAGAAAGTCTAATGCCAAGATTGCAAAGCAGAGGCTTAAAATGATTCTCTTCTCTGATCGCTGTGCTGTCAGTGATGAAGTAAAACAAAAGATTGTGAGCAATATCGTTCAGGCTTTATCAGAG TTTGTTGAGATAGACTCCCAAGACAAAGTTCAGCTAAGCTTCTCAACTGATTCGGACCTTGGTTCTGTTTACTCTGTCGCAATTCCAGTCCGGCGTGTGAAGCCTGAGTACCAAGAATCTGAtaaggatttgagggcaatgacgAGTATAGAGTACAAAAACTCTGGAGAAGCTTCTGACTCCTTTGATGTCCAGTTCGATTTCTTCATTCCAAATGAGAAATGA